One genomic window of Plasmodium falciparum 3D7 genome assembly, chromosome: 10 includes the following:
- a CDS encoding heat shock protein 60, whose protein sequence is MISTLRGKIFNNGSNRNKCVSILSNIQKRNISKDIRFGSDARTAMLTGCNKLADAVSVTLGPKGRNVIIEQSFGSPKITKDGVTVAKSIEFNNKLANLGAQMVKQVAANTNDKAGDGTTTATILARSIFQQGCKAVDSGMNPMDLLRGINKGVEKVLEYLNSIKKDVTTTEEIFNVASISANGDKNIGQLIADTMKKVGKEGTITVTEGKTLQHELEIVEGIKFDRGYISPYFINNSKDQKVELDKPYILIHEKKISTVKSLLPVLEHVLQNQSSLLVIAEDVDSDALATLIVNKLRLGLKICAVKAPGFGEHRKALIHDIAVMTGAKVITEETGLKLDDPQVVSYLGKAKSINVTKDSTLIMEGEGKKEEINERCESIRNAIKMNTSDYEKEKLQERLAKITGGVALIKVGGISEVEVNEIKDRIQDALCATKAAVEEGIVPGGGSALLFASKELDSVQTDNYDQRVGVNIIKDACKAPIKQIAENAGHEGSVVAGNILKEKNSNIGFNAQEGKYVDMIESGIIDPTKVVKTAISDAASIASLMTTTEVAIVDFKDSKNEESSQHMNSVNSMGDMGGMY, encoded by the exons ATGATATCAACATTACGAGggaaaatttttaataacgGCAGTAATAGAAACAAGTGTGTTTCAATTTTAAGTAATATTCAGAAGAGAAACATATCAAAAGATATAAGATTTGGAAGTGATGCAAGGACTGCTATGCTTACAg GTTGCAATAAGTTGGCCGACGCGGTTAGTGTAACGCTTGGTCCAAAAGGAAGAAATGTTATCATAGAACAGTCATTTGGTTCACCCAAAATAACAAAGGATGGTGTAACAGTTGCTAAGAGCATTGAATTTAACAACAAGCTAGCTAATCTTGGTGCACAAATGGTAAAACAAGTTGCTGCAAATACCAATGATAAAGCAGGTGATGGTACAACAACAGCTACAATTTTAGCTAGATCAATATTTCAACAGGGTTGTAAAGCAGTTGATTCAGGAATGAACCCAATGGATTTATTAAGAGGTATAAATAAAGGTGTCGAAAAGGTTTTGGAGTATTTAAATTCAATAAAGAAGGATGTTACAACAACAGAAGAAATTTTCAATGTCGCAAGTATATCAGCAAACggtgataaaaatataggtCAACTAATTGCTGATACCATGAAAAAAGTAGGAAAAGAAGGAACCATTACGGTTACGGAAGGAAAAACGCTACAACATGAATTAGAAATTGTAGAAGGTATAAAATTTGATAGAGGTTATATTTCTCCCtactttattaataatagcAAAGACCAGAAGGTAGAACTTGATAAACCATATATACTtatacatgaaaaaaaaatatctacTGTTAAATCTTTATTACCAGTTTTGGAACATGTATTACAAAACCAGTCATCCTTATTAGTTATAGCAGAAGATGTTGATAGTGATGCATTGGCTACATTAATTGTAAATAAATTGAGATTaggtttaaaaatatgtgcAGTAAAGGCACCAGGATTTGGAGAACACAGAAAAGCCTTGATTCATGATATAGCAGTAATGACAGGAGCAAAAGTTATTACAGAAGAAACTGGATTAAAATTAGATGATCCACAAGTTGTTTCTTATTTAGGTAAAGCAAAATCCATAAATGTTACCAAAGATAGTACATTAATTATGGAAGgagaaggaaaaaaagaagaaataaatgaaaGATGTGAAAGTATAAGAAATgctataaaaatgaatacatcagattatgaaaaagaaaaattacaaGAACGTCTAGCTAAAATTACAGGTGGAGTTGCTTTAATAAAAGTAGGAGGAATAAGTGAAGTAGAAGTTAATGAAATTAAAGACAGAATTCAAGATGCTCTTTGTGCTACTAAGGCTGCTGTTGAAGAAGGTATTGTTCCAGGTGGTGGTAGTGCATTATTGTTTGCTTCGAAAGAATTAGATTCAGTTCAAACTGATAATTATGATCAAAGAGTTggtgttaatattattaaagatGCTTGTAAAGCACCAATTAAACAAATTGCTGAAAATGCTGGACATGAAGGTTCAGTTGTAGCaggaaatattttaaaagaaaaaaattctaATATAGGTTTTAATGCGCAAGAAGGAAAATATGTAGATATGATTGAATCAGGTATTATTGATCCAACCAAAGTTGTTAAAACAGCTATATCAGATGCTGCTTCTATAGCATCATTAATGACAACAACAGAAGTTGCTATTGTTGATTTTAAAGATTCCAAAAATGAAGAATCATCACAACATATGAATTCAGTTAATTCTATGGGTGATATGGGGggaatgtattaa